A stretch of Brachyhypopomus gauderio isolate BG-103 chromosome 3, BGAUD_0.2, whole genome shotgun sequence DNA encodes these proteins:
- the csnk1db gene encoding casein kinase I, giving the protein MELRVGNRYRLGRKIGSGSFGDIYLGTDISVGEEVAIKLECVKTKHPQLHIESKIYKMMQGGVGIPTIKWCGAEGDYNVMVMELLGPSLEDLFNFCSRKFSLKTVLLLADQMISRIEYIHSKNFIHRDVKPDNFLMGLGKKGNLVYIIDFGLAKKYRDARTHQHIPYRENKNLTGTARYASINTHLGIEQSRRDDLESLGYVLMYFNLGSLPWQGLKAATKRQKYERISEKKMSTPIEVLCKGYPSEFATYLNFCRSLRFDDKPDYSYLRQLFRNLFHRQGFSYDYVFDWNMLKFGANRAVEDADRERREREERLRHCRNPAARGMPSSSGRPRATQDAAPPAPLTPTSHTANTSSPRPLTGVERERKVSMRLHRGAAVNVSSSDLTGRPDTSRMSTSQNSIPFDHHGK; this is encoded by the exons GAACAGACATCTCTGTTGGGGAGGAAGTGGCCATCAAGCTGGAATGTGTGAAAACCAAACATCCTCAGCTCCACATCGAGAGCAAGATCTACAAGATGATGCAAGGAGGAG TGGGTATTCCCACCATAAAGTGGTGTGGTGCAGAGGGCGACTATAACGTGATGGTCATGGAGCTGCTGGGGCCCAGTCTGGAAGACCTCTTCAACTTCTGCTCCAGGAAATTTAGCCTGAAGACTGTGCTGCTGTTGGCTGACCAGATG ATCAGCCGTATTGAGTACATCCACTCCAAGAACTTCATCCACCGTGACGTGAAGCCCGATAACTTCCTGATGGGCCTGGGGAAGAAGGGCAACCTGGTCTACATCATTGACTTTGGCCTGGCCAAGAAGTACCGGGACGCCCGCACCCACCAGCACATCCCCTACCGCGAGAACAAGAATCTGACCGGCACCGCCCGCTACGCCTCCATCAACACCCACCTGGGCATAG AGCAGTCTCGACGTGATGACCTGGAGTCTTTGGGTTATGTGCTGATGTATTTCAACCTGGGCTCGCTCCCATGGCAGGGCCTGAAGGCCGCCACCAAGAGACAGAAGTACGAGCGCATCAGTGAGAAGAAAATGTCCACTCCCATTGAAGTGCTTTGCAAGGGCTACCCAT CCGAGTTTGCCACGTACCTCAACTTCTGCCGCTCGCTGCGTTTTGATGACAAGCCCGACTACTCTTACTTGAGGCAGCTCTTCAGGAACCTGTTCCACAGACAGGGGTTCTCGTACGACTACGTCTTCGATTGGAACATGCTCAAATTT GGTGCTAACCGTGCAGTGGAGGATgctgacagagagaggagggagcgtGAGGAGAGGCTGAGGCACTGCAGGAACCCTGCCGCCAGAGGCATGCCCTCGTCCTCGGGACGACCCCGCGCCACGCAGGACGCTGCGCCGCCCGCACCCCTCACTCCAACCTCACACACCG CAAACACGTCGTCGCCGCGGCCGCTGACCGGCGTGGAGCGGGAGCGCAAGGTCAGCATGCGCCTGCACCGCGGCGCCGCAGTGAACGTCTCCTCCTCGGACCTGACGGGCCGGCCGGACACCTCCCGCATGTCCACCTCACAG aATAGCATTCCCTTCGATCATCACGGCAAGTAG
- the slc16a3b gene encoding monocarboxylate transporter 4, with protein MGGVALDDGPTGVKAPDGGWGWAVLFGCFVITGFSYAFPKAVSVFFKELIREFGVGYSDTAWISSILLAMLYGSGPLCSVLVNRFGCRPVMMVGGLFASTGMILASFATSIVHIYLSTGVITGLGLALNFQPSLIMLNRYFSEKRPLANGLAAAGSPVALCCLSPLGQALQYQYGWRGGFLILGGMLLNCCACGALMRPLTAPKKKEEEEQVAPAAVENKPKPKLLDFSVFKDRGFLIYTVAAAIMVLGLFVPPVFVVSYAKELGNEDTKSALLLTILGFIDIFARPTCGVIAGLKWVRPRCVYFFSFAMIFNGTTDLIGSMSKDYASLVVFCIFFGISYGMVGALQFEVLMTIVGTEKFSSAIGLVLLVEAVAVLVGPPGAGRLLDATKVYMYVFLLAGCEVVLSALVLCICNILFIKKPKPDASAKMEMAVTEAEMEQLNHVPQDGDDGEKADEGQQAKMEVREQATNKTRGEQVEEPQKSTDEPKKQEGSKAEEGTKVDPVDIEKVSKDATKTNGCVVEPESSL; from the exons ATGGGAGGTGTTGCGCTGGACGACGGACCTACTGGGGTGAAGGCCCCGGACGGTGGCTGGGGGTGGGCTGTGCTTTTCGGCTGTTTCGTTATCACCGGGTTCTCCTATGCCTTCCCCAAGGCAGTCAGTGTGTTTTTTAAAGAACTGATCAGAGAATTCGGCGTGGGCTACAGTGACACTGCCTGGATCTCTTCTATTCTCCTAGCAATGCTCTATGGCTCAG GGCCCCTGTGTAGTGTCTTAGTGAATCGCTTTGGGTGTCGCCCTGTGATGATGGTGGGTGGCCTCTTCGCGTCCACTGGTATGATCTTGGCATCATTTGCCACCAGCATTGTCCACATCTACCTAAGCACCGGAGTAATCACGG GTTTGGGTCTGGCGCTGAACTTCCAGCCCTCCCTCATCATGCTGAACCGATACTTCAGTGAGAAAAGGCCTCTGGCCAATGGGCTTGCAGCAGCCGGGAGCCCTGTTGCACTGTGCTGTTTGTCTCCGCTGGGTCAAGCTCTTCAGTACCAGTACGGCTGGCGTGGCGGTTTCCTCATCTTGGGTGGCATGCTGCTTAACTGCTGCGCGTGCGGTGCCCTCATGAGGCCCTTGACTGCTCCgaagaagaaagaggaggaggaacaggTGGCACCAGCGGCAGTGGAGAACAAGCCAAAGCCTAAACTGTTGGACTTCAGTGTCTTTAAAGACCGAGGGTTTCTCATCTACACTGTGGCGGCGGCCATCATGGTGCTGGGTCTGTTCGTGCCACCGGTGTTTGTCGTCAGTTATGCCAAAGAGCTGGGCAACGAGGACACAAAGTCGGCTCTTCTGCTCACCATCCTCGGCTTCATCGATATTTTTGCCAGGCCCACGTGTGGTGTGATCGCTGGACTGAAGTGGGTTCGCCCGCGCTGTGTCTACTTCTTTAGCTTCGCCATGATCTTCAACGGTACCACCGATCTTATAGGCTCCATGTCGAAGGACTATGCGTCGCTGGTAGTCTTCTGCATCTTCTTTGGTATCTCCTATGGCATGGTGGGGGCCTTGCAGTTTGAGGTGCTGATGACAATTGTGGGAACAGAGAAGTTCTCCAGTGCCATTGGTCTGGTGTTACTGGTAGAGGCTGTGGCTGTGCTGGTGGGTCCACCTGGGGCAG GGCGGCTCCTGGATGCCACCAAGGTCTACATGTACGTGTTCCTGCTGGCAGGCTGTGAGGTGGTCCTCTCGGCTCTGGTCCTGTGCATCTGCAACATCCTCTTCATCAAGAAGCCCAAGCCTGATGCCTCTGCGAAGATGGAGATGGCCGTGACGGAAGCAGAGATGGAGCAGCTCAACCACGTCCCTCAGGATGGAGATGATGGCGAAAAGGCGGATGAAGGGCAGCAAGCGAAGATGGAGGTAAGAGAACAAGCCACCAACAAAACGAGAGGAGAGCAGGTCGAGGAACCACAAAAGTCCACAGACGAACCAAAGAAACAAGAGGGCAGTAAGGCTGAAGAGGGCACAAAGGTGGACCCAGTAGATATCGAGAAGGTCTCTAAAGACGCGACAAAAACAAACGGATGTGTGGTTGAACCTGAATCTTCTCTGTGA